A region from the Variovorax sp. V93 genome encodes:
- the hflC gene encoding protease modulator HflC, whose product MNRIGFIASSILVLLVLLSSTLFVVDQRQFGVVYALGQIKSVITEPGLNFKLPPPFQNVSYIDKRLLTLSSLDTEPMLTAEKQRVVIDWYVRWRITDPQAYIRNVGLDENAGATQLNRVVRNAFQENINKRTVRDLISVRREALMADVQREVLAVVKGSKPWGVDVVDVRITRVDYVEAITESVYRRMEAERKRVANELRSTGTAEGEKIRADADRQREVIVANAYRDAQKIKGEGDAQAAAAYSEAFGRDPQFAQFYRSLEAYKQSFNKKSDVMVLDPSSDFFRAMQSSGTPGNAPRR is encoded by the coding sequence ATGAACAGAATCGGATTCATCGCCTCGTCGATCCTCGTCTTGCTCGTGCTGCTGAGCTCGACCCTCTTCGTGGTCGACCAGCGCCAGTTCGGCGTGGTCTATGCCCTGGGCCAGATCAAGAGCGTCATTACCGAGCCGGGCCTCAACTTCAAGCTGCCGCCACCGTTCCAGAACGTGTCGTACATCGACAAGCGGCTGCTCACGCTCTCCAGCCTCGACACCGAGCCGATGCTCACGGCCGAGAAGCAGCGCGTGGTGATCGATTGGTACGTGCGCTGGCGCATCACCGATCCGCAGGCCTACATCCGGAACGTCGGCCTCGACGAAAACGCGGGCGCCACCCAGCTCAACCGCGTGGTGCGCAATGCCTTCCAGGAAAACATCAACAAGCGCACTGTGCGCGACCTGATCTCGGTGCGCCGCGAAGCGCTCATGGCCGACGTGCAGCGCGAAGTGCTGGCCGTGGTGAAGGGCTCCAAGCCCTGGGGCGTGGACGTGGTCGACGTGCGCATCACGCGCGTGGACTATGTGGAAGCCATCACCGAATCGGTCTACCGCCGGATGGAGGCCGAGCGCAAGCGCGTGGCCAATGAACTGCGTTCGACCGGTACGGCTGAAGGTGAAAAGATCCGCGCCGACGCCGACCGCCAGCGCGAAGTGATCGTGGCGAACGCCTACCGCGATGCCCAGAAGATCAAGGGCGAGGGCGATGCCCAGGCTGCTGCTGCGTACAGCGAGGCCTTTGGCCGCGACCCGCAGTTCGCACAGTTCTATCGCAGCCTCGAGGCCTACAAGCAAAGCTTCAACAAGAAGAGCGACGTGATGGTGCTTGACCCATCCTCGGACTTCTTCCGGGCCATGCAAAGCTCGGGCACGCCGGGCAACGCTCCCCGCCGCTAA
- a CDS encoding DUF2065 domain-containing protein — MSAETFWSALALVLVIEGILPFVSPGGWRRGFGQLMQLRDGQLRFFGLCSILLGLALLWLLG; from the coding sequence GTGAGCGCCGAGACCTTCTGGAGTGCGCTGGCGCTCGTCCTGGTGATCGAGGGCATCCTGCCTTTCGTCTCGCCGGGCGGGTGGCGGCGCGGCTTCGGGCAGCTCATGCAGCTGCGCGACGGCCAACTGCGCTTCTTCGGACTTTGCAGCATCTTGCTGGGTTTGGCCCTTCTTTGGCTGCTGGGGTAG
- a CDS encoding ATP phosphoribosyltransferase regulatory subunit: MSAWVLPDHIADVLPSEARHIEELRRQLLDTARGYGYELVMPPLLEHLESLLSGTGEALDLQTFKLVDQLSGRSMGLRADTTPQVARIDAHLLNREGVARLCYCGPVLHTRPDRPHATREPLQFGAEIYGHAGLEADTEVLLLALDCLHASGLSDGVIVDLADARIVRALFAGVPVDATVLARVHAALVAKDASELHALTRDFPAASRDGLRALVQLYGDASVLDEAAKALKGTPAVSAALAGLKQLAASLGAGPARQISFDLADLRGYAYYSGMRFGIYVPGAADALVRGGRYDEVGAVFGRNRPAVGFSLDVRELVGVLPARPLRAAIRAPWSDAAGLREAIAGLRRAGEIVVCALPGHGSEIDEFHCDRELVEHAGQWQVRAL; the protein is encoded by the coding sequence ATGTCCGCCTGGGTCCTCCCGGATCACATTGCCGATGTGCTGCCTTCCGAGGCGCGCCACATCGAAGAACTTCGACGCCAGCTGCTCGATACCGCCCGTGGCTATGGCTACGAGCTGGTGATGCCGCCGCTGCTCGAGCACCTCGAGTCGCTGCTGTCCGGCACCGGCGAGGCGCTCGACCTCCAAACCTTTAAGCTGGTCGACCAGCTCTCCGGCCGCAGCATGGGCCTCAGGGCCGACACCACGCCCCAGGTGGCGCGCATCGACGCCCACCTGCTGAACCGCGAAGGCGTGGCACGGCTGTGCTACTGCGGACCAGTGCTGCACACCCGCCCCGACCGGCCGCACGCCACCCGCGAGCCGCTGCAGTTCGGGGCCGAGATCTATGGCCATGCGGGGCTCGAGGCCGACACCGAAGTGCTGCTGCTGGCGCTCGATTGCCTGCATGCGTCGGGCCTGAGCGACGGCGTGATCGTCGACCTGGCCGACGCGCGCATCGTGCGGGCGCTGTTCGCCGGCGTGCCGGTCGATGCCACCGTGCTGGCGCGCGTGCACGCGGCGCTGGTTGCCAAGGATGCGAGCGAACTGCACGCGCTCACGCGCGATTTCCCGGCTGCGTCGCGCGATGGCCTGCGCGCACTGGTCCAGCTTTATGGCGATGCGTCGGTGCTCGACGAGGCCGCCAAGGCCCTCAAGGGCACGCCGGCGGTGAGCGCGGCGCTGGCCGGATTGAAGCAGCTGGCCGCGAGCCTCGGCGCCGGGCCGGCGCGCCAGATCAGCTTCGACCTGGCCGACCTGCGCGGCTACGCCTACTACAGCGGCATGCGCTTCGGCATCTACGTGCCGGGCGCGGCCGATGCGCTGGTGCGCGGCGGCCGCTACGACGAAGTCGGCGCCGTGTTCGGCCGCAACCGGCCGGCGGTCGGCTTCAGCCTGGACGTGCGCGAACTGGTCGGCGTGCTGCCGGCGCGTCCGCTGCGCGCAGCCATCCGCGCGCCCTGGAGCGACGCGGCCGGCCTGCGCGAGGCCATTGCCGGGCTGCGCAGGGCCGGCGAGATCGTGGTCTGCGCGCTGCCGGGCCACGGCAGCGAAATCGATGAATTCCATTGCGACCGCGAGCTCGTCGAGCACGCCGGGCAGTGGCAAGTCCGAGCCCTCTGA
- a CDS encoding adenylosuccinate synthase — translation MSVTTGRNVVVVGTQWGDEGKGKLVDWLTESAQGVVRFQGGHNAGHTLVINGVKTALHLIPSGIMRPGVKCYIGNGVVLSAAKLFEEIEGLEKAGVEVRSRLRISEACPLILPFHAALDIARETYREKGGVEKIGTTGRGIGPAYEDKIARRALRVQDLKHPERFATKLRVLLDLHNHVLTQVLGAPAIDFDLVFDEAMRHAVLLKPMMADVSRELNDAHKAGANLLFEGAQGTLLDVDHGTYPYVTSSNCVAGNAAAGSGVGPGMLHYILGITKAYCTRVGGGPFPTELDWATPGTPGYHMSTVGAEKGVTTGRSRRCGWFDAALLKRSAQVNGLSGLCITKLDVLDGLEKLELCTGYELDGETTDILPMGADEIERCTPIYETLEGWSESTVGVTQYDKLPVNARLYLQRIEQITGVPIHMVSTSPDRDHTIMMRHPYLAD, via the coding sequence ATGAGCGTAACCACCGGAAGAAACGTGGTCGTCGTCGGCACCCAGTGGGGCGATGAAGGCAAGGGCAAGCTGGTCGACTGGCTGACGGAAAGCGCCCAGGGCGTGGTCCGCTTCCAGGGCGGCCACAACGCGGGCCACACGCTGGTCATCAACGGCGTGAAGACCGCGCTGCACCTGATCCCGAGCGGCATCATGCGGCCCGGCGTCAAGTGCTACATCGGCAACGGCGTGGTGCTGTCGGCTGCCAAGCTGTTCGAGGAAATCGAAGGGCTCGAGAAGGCCGGCGTCGAAGTGCGTTCGCGCCTGCGCATCAGCGAGGCCTGCCCGCTGATCCTGCCTTTCCACGCGGCCCTCGACATCGCACGCGAAACGTACCGCGAAAAGGGCGGCGTCGAGAAGATCGGCACCACCGGCCGCGGCATCGGCCCGGCCTACGAAGACAAGATCGCGCGCCGCGCGCTGCGCGTGCAGGACCTGAAGCACCCCGAGCGCTTCGCAACCAAGCTGCGCGTGCTGCTCGACCTGCACAACCATGTGCTGACGCAGGTGCTCGGTGCGCCCGCCATCGACTTCGACCTGGTGTTCGACGAGGCCATGCGCCACGCCGTGCTGCTCAAGCCGATGATGGCCGACGTGTCGCGCGAGCTGAACGACGCGCACAAGGCCGGTGCCAACCTGCTGTTCGAAGGCGCGCAGGGCACGCTGCTCGACGTCGACCACGGCACCTACCCCTACGTCACTTCGAGCAACTGCGTGGCCGGCAATGCCGCCGCGGGCTCGGGCGTGGGTCCGGGCATGCTGCACTACATCCTGGGCATCACCAAGGCCTACTGCACGCGCGTGGGCGGCGGTCCGTTCCCCACGGAACTCGACTGGGCCACGCCGGGCACGCCGGGCTACCACATGAGCACCGTGGGCGCAGAAAAGGGCGTCACCACGGGCCGCAGCCGCCGCTGCGGCTGGTTCGACGCCGCGCTGCTCAAGCGCTCGGCGCAGGTCAACGGGCTGTCGGGCCTGTGCATCACCAAGCTCGACGTGCTCGACGGGCTCGAAAAGCTCGAGCTGTGCACCGGCTACGAGCTCGACGGCGAGACCACCGACATCCTGCCCATGGGGGCCGACGAGATCGAGCGCTGCACGCCCATCTACGAGACCCTCGAAGGCTGGAGCGAAAGCACCGTCGGCGTCACGCAGTACGACAAGCTGCCCGTGAATGCGCGGCTCTACCTGCAGCGCATCGAGCAGATCACGGGCGTGCCGATCCACATGGTTTCCACGAGCCCCGATCGCGACCACACGATCATGATGCGCCACCCCTATCTCGCGGACTGA
- a CDS encoding phosphoribosyltransferase, protein MLTEDGKHLYVSYDEYHNLIEKLAIKIHQSGWQFDTILCLARGGMRPGDVLSRIFDKPLAIMSTSSYRADAGTVQGHLDIARFITTPKGEIAGRVLLVDDLADSGHTLHAVMDMLRNNYRPITELRSAVIWTKALSTFTPDYSVEYLPTNPWIHQPFEGYDSLGAEKLLEKWSV, encoded by the coding sequence ATGTTGACCGAAGACGGCAAGCATCTCTACGTCAGCTACGACGAGTACCACAACCTGATCGAGAAGCTCGCGATCAAGATCCACCAGTCGGGCTGGCAGTTCGACACCATCCTGTGCCTTGCGCGCGGCGGCATGCGGCCCGGCGACGTGCTTTCGCGCATCTTCGACAAGCCGCTCGCGATCATGTCGACCAGTTCGTACCGCGCCGATGCCGGCACGGTGCAGGGGCACCTGGACATCGCGCGCTTCATCACCACGCCCAAGGGCGAGATCGCGGGCAGGGTGCTGCTGGTGGACGACCTGGCCGATTCGGGCCACACGCTGCATGCGGTGATGGACATGCTGCGCAACAACTACAGGCCGATCACCGAACTGCGCAGCGCGGTGATCTGGACCAAGGCACTGTCGACCTTCACGCCCGACTACTCGGTCGAGTACCTGCCGACCAACCCGTGGATCCACCAGCCCTTCGAAGGCTACGACTCGCTCGGCGCCGAGAAGCTGCTGGAGAAGTGGTCGGTCTGA
- a CDS encoding hemerythrin domain-containing protein, which yields MLAAECAWAILRAEHVRTRELLARLETAMKAGGEAGVRQRARSVIEAIERLQAFEETTHRPKGVVMLRTLRGRSSEADGLLDQLDSESECCNGFLAQAKILLERAESGATGAAAEADALLRQHRQLMSAHLDKEDTLLHSHTALLLSPEEWAAVVSSISTEVGAAGKRGHRRSPVSGQV from the coding sequence ATGTTGGCGGCCGAATGCGCGTGGGCCATCTTGCGCGCCGAGCACGTTCGCACCCGGGAGTTGCTGGCTCGCCTCGAAACGGCGATGAAGGCAGGGGGCGAAGCGGGCGTCCGGCAGCGGGCAAGGTCGGTCATCGAAGCCATCGAGCGGCTTCAGGCCTTCGAAGAAACAACGCACCGCCCCAAGGGCGTTGTCATGCTGAGAACGCTGCGCGGCAGGTCGAGCGAGGCCGACGGGCTTCTCGACCAGCTCGATTCCGAGAGCGAGTGCTGCAACGGCTTCCTTGCACAGGCAAAGATCCTCCTGGAGCGCGCCGAATCCGGCGCCACGGGCGCGGCCGCGGAGGCCGACGCGTTGCTGCGGCAGCACCGGCAATTGATGTCCGCGCATCTGGACAAGGAAGACACGCTGTTGCATTCGCACACGGCGCTGCTGCTCAGTCCGGAGGAATGGGCCGCCGTGGTGTCGTCCATCTCGACGGAGGTGGGAGCGGCAGGCAAGCGCGGACATCGCCGTTCGCCGGTGAGCGGGCAAGTCTAG
- a CDS encoding VOC family protein, whose translation MAIHELFPYLCVDDAGAAIDFYCKVFEVKEIFRLTEPSGRVGHAELDFHNGAILMISDEFAEYNIPSAKTLGGTAVTLHLHVDDADAVVARAVAAGATLDMAPQDQFYGERSGVFLDPFGHRWNVGHSIEKLTPEEMQRRYTAMFDSEGA comes from the coding sequence ATGGCAATCCACGAACTGTTTCCGTATCTCTGCGTCGACGATGCCGGCGCGGCCATCGACTTCTATTGCAAGGTCTTCGAAGTCAAGGAGATCTTCCGGCTCACCGAGCCGAGCGGCCGCGTCGGCCATGCGGAGCTCGACTTCCACAACGGCGCGATCCTGATGATCTCGGACGAGTTCGCCGAATACAACATCCCCAGCGCCAAGACGCTGGGCGGCACCGCGGTGACGCTGCACCTGCACGTGGACGACGCCGACGCCGTGGTGGCGCGTGCCGTGGCGGCCGGCGCCACGCTCGACATGGCGCCGCAGGACCAGTTCTACGGCGAGCGATCGGGCGTGTTCCTCGATCCCTTCGGCCACCGCTGGAACGTGGGCCACAGCATCGAGAAGCTGACGCCGGAAGAAATGCAGCGGCGCTACACGGCGATGTTCGATTCCGAAGGCGCCTAG
- a CDS encoding helix-turn-helix domain-containing protein yields MPQLTRLPAPCLRPYVRLMWASAPASAAAGQPGAREHVLPTGGMHLVFRLSGPPLKLFGGPGDVRGQTCGHAIVGGARAASYMRDVSVATRSVGAQLQPGAARALLGAPEDVLAGQHTPLDTLWGAQQANAALERIHAARSLEAQLAVFEALLARRAIDSQSAGLRGLHPAVAAALGPLARENPPIAALVTRSGYSHRRFIALFRSSIGLGPKEYARVMRFDRALALAGDPAQSWADIALTAGYSDQAHLSREFSALAGMPPQAWRQSGAVSPRHVPAATGQNPSRR; encoded by the coding sequence ATGCCGCAGCTGACAAGACTCCCCGCCCCCTGCCTGCGTCCCTACGTGCGGCTGATGTGGGCCTCGGCCCCCGCAAGCGCGGCCGCCGGGCAGCCGGGCGCGCGCGAACACGTGCTGCCCACCGGGGGCATGCACCTGGTGTTCCGGCTCTCGGGTCCGCCGCTGAAGCTGTTTGGCGGCCCGGGCGACGTGCGCGGCCAGACCTGCGGCCATGCGATCGTCGGCGGTGCGCGTGCCGCCTCCTACATGCGCGACGTTTCGGTGGCCACGCGCTCGGTCGGCGCGCAGCTCCAGCCCGGGGCCGCCCGCGCGCTGCTCGGCGCACCCGAAGACGTGCTGGCCGGCCAGCACACGCCGCTCGACACGCTGTGGGGTGCGCAGCAGGCCAATGCCGCACTCGAACGGATCCATGCGGCGCGCAGTCTCGAGGCGCAGTTGGCGGTCTTCGAAGCCTTGCTCGCCCGGCGCGCCATCGATTCGCAAAGCGCCGGCCTGCGCGGCCTGCACCCGGCCGTCGCCGCAGCGCTCGGTCCGCTCGCGCGCGAGAACCCGCCGATCGCCGCGCTGGTCACACGCAGCGGCTACAGCCACCGCCGCTTCATCGCTCTTTTTCGCAGCAGCATCGGCCTCGGCCCGAAGGAATATGCGCGCGTGATGCGTTTCGACCGCGCGCTGGCGCTGGCCGGCGACCCTGCGCAAAGCTGGGCCGACATCGCGCTCACCGCGGGCTACAGCGACCAGGCGCACCTGAGCCGCGAGTTCTCCGCGCTGGCGGGTATGCCGCCGCAGGCCTGGCGGCAGTCCGGGGCCGTGTCGCCTCGGCATGTACCTGCGGCCACGGGTCAAAATCCTTCAAGACGCTAG
- a CDS encoding cystathionine beta-lyase, giving the protein MSKPSTTLIHHPYTPPANFAAPQPGIYKASTVFFADVAAMRARDWKTKAGYTYGLHGTPTTFTLEERLATLEGGTECLLVPSGLAAISLVAFAFLKSGDEVLIPDNAYGPNKALATGELANFGITHRMYDAMNPADLAAKLSDRTRLVWLEAAGSVTMEFPDLPALVKACRARGVVTALDNTWGAGLAFAPFDFNGSGQGVDISVHALTKYPSGGGDVLMGSVVTRDERLHRALKLTHMRTGFGVGVGDVETLLRSLPSIGLRYAAHDRSARELARWLAGREEIAQVLHPALEGSPGHANWRALCGGADLAAGLFSVVFDESYSTEQVDRFCDSLNLFRLGYSWGGPVSLVVPYDIGLMRDASVARWPHKGTLVRFSVGLEDVEDLRADLQQALARM; this is encoded by the coding sequence ATGAGCAAGCCTTCCACGACCCTGATCCACCACCCCTACACGCCGCCCGCCAACTTCGCCGCGCCGCAGCCTGGCATCTACAAGGCCTCGACCGTGTTCTTTGCCGATGTGGCCGCAATGCGCGCGCGCGACTGGAAGACCAAGGCCGGCTACACCTACGGCCTGCACGGCACGCCGACCACCTTCACGCTCGAGGAGCGCCTGGCCACGCTCGAAGGCGGCACCGAGTGCCTGCTGGTGCCGAGCGGCCTGGCCGCCATTTCGCTGGTTGCCTTCGCCTTCCTGAAGAGCGGCGACGAGGTGCTGATTCCCGACAACGCCTACGGCCCCAACAAGGCGCTGGCGACCGGCGAGCTGGCCAACTTCGGCATCACGCACCGCATGTACGACGCGATGAACCCCGCCGACCTGGCCGCCAAGCTCTCGGACCGCACGCGGCTGGTCTGGCTCGAGGCGGCGGGCTCGGTGACGATGGAGTTTCCCGACCTGCCGGCGCTCGTGAAAGCCTGCCGCGCGCGCGGCGTGGTGACGGCGCTGGACAACACCTGGGGCGCGGGCCTCGCGTTCGCGCCCTTCGATTTCAACGGCAGCGGGCAGGGCGTGGACATCTCGGTGCATGCGCTCACCAAGTACCCGAGCGGCGGCGGCGACGTGCTGATGGGCAGCGTCGTCACGCGCGACGAGCGGCTGCACCGCGCGCTCAAGCTCACGCACATGCGCACGGGCTTCGGCGTCGGCGTCGGCGATGTCGAAACGCTGCTGCGCTCGCTGCCGAGCATCGGGCTGCGCTATGCCGCGCACGACCGTTCGGCGCGCGAGCTGGCGCGCTGGCTCGCCGGCCGCGAAGAGATCGCGCAGGTGCTCCATCCGGCGCTCGAAGGATCGCCCGGCCATGCCAACTGGCGTGCGCTGTGCGGCGGTGCCGACCTGGCCGCCGGCCTGTTCTCGGTCGTGTTCGACGAAAGCTACAGCACCGAGCAGGTCGACCGCTTCTGCGACAGCCTGAACCTGTTCCGGCTCGGCTATTCATGGGGCGGCCCGGTGAGCCTGGTGGTGCCCTACGACATCGGCCTGATGCGCGACGCCAGCGTGGCGCGCTGGCCGCACAAGGGCACGCTGGTGCGCTTCTCGGTCGGCCTGGAAGACGTGGAAGACCTGCGGGCCGACCTGCAGCAGGCGCTCGCGCGGATGTAA
- a CDS encoding arylesterase, which translates to MERLFVLKRRDFILSAAAFGSAGAWTMGHAQAAASGKPVILVLGDSLSAEYGLKRGEGWVPLLEKRLAQQKIPATVINASISGDTSSGGRARFASLLAQHKPSHVVVELGANDALRGLPLQNTEDNLLQITKAAQAAGAKVLIVGIQVPPNYGGDYTRRFEAVFGKVASTTKAALVPFLLKGVADAPDALALFQADRIHPTAAAQPQLLDNVWPELRKLLAAN; encoded by the coding sequence ATGGAAAGGCTTTTCGTTTTGAAACGACGTGACTTTATCTTGAGCGCTGCCGCATTCGGCAGCGCAGGGGCATGGACCATGGGCCATGCCCAGGCCGCGGCGTCCGGCAAGCCCGTGATCCTGGTGCTCGGCGATTCGCTGAGCGCCGAATACGGCCTCAAGCGCGGCGAAGGCTGGGTGCCCCTGCTCGAGAAGCGGCTCGCGCAGCAGAAGATCCCGGCCACGGTGATCAATGCCAGCATCAGCGGCGACACCAGTTCGGGTGGACGCGCCCGCTTTGCCTCGCTGCTGGCGCAGCACAAGCCCAGCCACGTGGTGGTCGAGCTGGGCGCCAACGACGCGCTGCGCGGCCTGCCGCTGCAGAACACCGAGGACAACCTGCTGCAGATCACCAAGGCAGCGCAGGCGGCCGGCGCCAAGGTGCTGATCGTCGGCATCCAGGTGCCGCCCAACTACGGCGGCGACTACACACGGCGCTTCGAGGCCGTGTTCGGCAAGGTGGCCAGCACCACCAAGGCGGCGCTGGTGCCCTTCCTGCTCAAGGGCGTGGCCGACGCGCCCGACGCGCTTGCGCTGTTTCAGGCCGACCGCATCCATCCCACGGCCGCGGCGCAGCCGCAGCTGCTCGACAACGTCTGGCCGGAGCTGCGCAAGCTGCTCGCAGCCAACTAG
- a CDS encoding ABC transporter ATP-binding protein: MSQPPSDAIVAVEHVFKSVTDSTGTLDILQNIDFTLGARETAAIVGASGSGKSTLLSIIAGLDTPTRGTVRLAGDDIFAIDEDERAALRAQRVGFVFQSFQLLGNLSALENVMLPLELADRKDARKAATEMLGRVGLGQRLGHYPKVLSGGEQQRVALARAFVVQPALLLADEPTGSLDFATGEQVMRLMFDLNRELGTTLVLVTHDRGIAAQCERRITIEAGRMALNESTPVLVASLQA; encoded by the coding sequence ATGTCCCAACCCCCGTCGGATGCCATTGTCGCTGTCGAGCATGTGTTCAAGTCGGTGACCGACTCGACCGGTACGCTCGACATTCTGCAGAACATCGATTTCACCCTGGGCGCGCGGGAAACCGCCGCCATCGTCGGTGCCTCGGGTTCGGGCAAGAGCACCTTGCTGTCGATCATTGCCGGGCTCGACACGCCCACGCGCGGCACCGTCAGGCTCGCAGGCGATGACATCTTCGCCATCGACGAGGACGAGCGCGCCGCGCTGCGCGCCCAGCGCGTGGGCTTCGTGTTCCAGAGCTTCCAGCTGCTGGGCAACCTGAGCGCGCTCGAGAATGTGATGCTGCCGCTCGAACTGGCCGACCGCAAGGACGCGCGCAAGGCCGCCACCGAGATGCTCGGGCGCGTCGGCCTCGGCCAGCGGCTCGGCCACTATCCCAAGGTGCTCTCGGGCGGCGAACAGCAGCGCGTGGCGCTGGCCAGGGCCTTCGTGGTGCAGCCGGCCCTGCTGCTGGCCGACGAGCCCACCGGCAGCCTCGACTTCGCGACCGGCGAGCAGGTCATGCGGCTGATGTTCGACTTGAACCGCGAGCTCGGCACCACGCTCGTGCTGGTCACGCACGACCGCGGCATTGCGGCCCAGTGCGAGCGCCGCATCACCATCGAGGCCGGGCGCATGGCGCTCAACGAGTCGACGCCTGTGCTGGTGGCTTCGCTGCAGGCATGA
- the rlmB gene encoding 23S rRNA (guanosine(2251)-2'-O)-methyltransferase RlmB: MSSPKVIFGFHAVGVRIKTAPKSVLEVMFDTSRRDARMKQFIARAQEAGVRLVEADGLRLAKLSGSHGHQGVVARVEPIAQVRSLDELLEGLEEAGTVPLLLVLDGVTDPHNLGACLRVADGAGAHAVIAPKDHAAGINATVAKVASGAAETVPYFMVTNLARTLNELKERSIWCVGTSDDAPGTLYQSDLKRPLALVLGAEGEGMRQLTRKTCDELVSIPMAGAVESLNVSVASGVCLYEAMRQRSA; the protein is encoded by the coding sequence ATGTCTTCCCCCAAAGTGATCTTCGGCTTCCATGCCGTGGGCGTGCGCATCAAGACCGCGCCGAAATCGGTGCTCGAAGTGATGTTCGACACCAGCCGGCGCGATGCGCGCATGAAACAGTTCATCGCCCGTGCGCAGGAGGCCGGCGTGCGGCTGGTCGAGGCCGACGGGCTGCGGCTGGCCAAGCTCAGCGGCAGCCATGGCCACCAGGGCGTGGTCGCGCGGGTCGAGCCCATTGCGCAGGTCCGTTCGCTCGATGAGCTGCTCGAAGGCCTGGAGGAGGCCGGCACTGTGCCGCTCTTGCTGGTGCTCGACGGCGTGACCGATCCGCACAACCTGGGGGCCTGCCTGCGCGTGGCCGACGGCGCCGGCGCCCATGCGGTGATCGCGCCCAAGGACCATGCGGCCGGCATCAACGCCACCGTGGCCAAGGTGGCGAGCGGCGCCGCCGAGACGGTGCCGTACTTCATGGTGACCAACCTGGCGCGCACGCTGAACGAACTCAAGGAACGCAGCATCTGGTGCGTCGGCACCAGCGACGATGCGCCCGGCACCCTCTACCAGAGCGACCTCAAGCGGCCCCTGGCGCTGGTGCTCGGTGCCGAAGGCGAGGGCATGCGCCAACTCACCCGCAAGACCTGCGACGAGCTCGTGAGCATTCCGATGGCGGGCGCGGTCGAGAGCCTGAACGTTTCCGTGGCCAGCGGCGTGTGCCTCTACGAGGCCATGCGGCAGCGCAGCGCCTGA
- a CDS encoding helix-turn-helix domain-containing protein yields the protein MRNISSPPAEPSGIDSLIASRLFALRQAKALSLAELAELSGVSKAMISKVERAESSPTAVLLGRLAAGLGVPLAQLLTEDKGSLRRLRTRAEQEVWRDPEAGYLRRQVAERAASGGVEMVEIELPRSAQVAYPRWSGKPYRQCLWMLEGALRVDYGDERFELAPGDCLDFGVDRPLVFKALGRAGCRYLLVTSPA from the coding sequence ATGAGAAACATTTCATCTCCGCCGGCCGAGCCCTCCGGCATCGATTCGCTCATTGCCAGCCGGCTCTTCGCGCTGCGCCAGGCCAAGGCGCTGAGCCTGGCCGAGCTGGCCGAGCTTTCCGGCGTCAGCAAGGCCATGATCTCGAAGGTGGAGCGCGCGGAGAGCAGCCCGACAGCCGTGCTGCTGGGCCGGCTGGCGGCCGGCCTGGGCGTGCCGCTCGCGCAGCTGCTGACGGAGGACAAGGGCTCGCTGCGCCGGCTGCGCACCCGGGCCGAGCAGGAGGTCTGGCGCGATCCCGAGGCGGGCTACCTGCGGCGCCAGGTCGCCGAGCGTGCTGCGAGCGGCGGCGTGGAGATGGTCGAGATCGAATTGCCGCGCTCGGCGCAGGTCGCCTATCCGCGCTGGAGCGGCAAGCCGTACCGGCAGTGCCTCTGGATGCTCGAGGGCGCGCTGCGGGTGGACTACGGCGACGAGCGCTTCGAACTCGCGCCCGGCGACTGCCTGGATTTCGGGGTCGACCGCCCGCTGGTCTTCAAGGCGCTCGGGCGCGCGGGCTGCCGCTACCTGCTGGTCACATCTCCCGCGTAG
- a CDS encoding N-acetyltransferase family protein, whose protein sequence is MRLVPCTEEAHAGAILAILNEAIANSTALYDYKPRTPESMVAWFATKRANGFPVVGAEDESGRLLGFASYGTFRAFPAYKYTVEHSVYVEAGHRGAGLGRTLMEAIIAEAVAHDVHVMVGAIDAANAGSIGLHERLGFEHAGTVRQAGFKFGRWLDVAFYQRILSTPLNPVDG, encoded by the coding sequence ATGCGCCTGGTCCCCTGTACCGAGGAAGCCCACGCGGGCGCCATCCTTGCCATCCTCAACGAGGCCATCGCCAATTCGACCGCGCTCTACGACTACAAGCCGCGCACGCCCGAGAGCATGGTGGCGTGGTTCGCCACCAAGCGCGCCAACGGCTTTCCCGTGGTCGGCGCGGAAGACGAGAGCGGCAGGCTGCTGGGATTTGCGAGCTACGGCACGTTCCGTGCCTTTCCGGCCTACAAGTACACCGTGGAGCATTCGGTGTATGTCGAGGCGGGGCACCGCGGCGCGGGCCTTGGCCGCACGCTCATGGAGGCGATCATTGCCGAGGCCGTCGCACACGACGTGCACGTCATGGTCGGCGCCATCGATGCCGCGAACGCCGGCAGCATCGGGCTGCACGAACGCCTGGGTTTCGAGCATGCCGGGACCGTGCGGCAGGCCGGGTTCAAGTTCGGCCGCTGGCTCGACGTGGCTTTCTACCAGCGCATTCTCTCGACGCCGCTGAATCCGGTCGACGGTTAG